A stretch of Caldanaerobius polysaccharolyticus DSM 13641 DNA encodes these proteins:
- a CDS encoding glycosyltransferase: MKKIKVLHIIGGSELGGAEMHVLTIFEYIDKSTFEPYLICLCKGPMYDEAVKRGINAIVIPMKHKFDFSTIKPLKNYILENNLDIVHTHGVRANTMARIAAFLARKPVVTTFHSFIMNDYDSKLEAMVAKYMTLATSPISTKVITVSDALKNDLIKMGISDKKIVTIYNGIDFSSRIATKTREEVLKELNIDPMQKIVTTVARLQSVKGHRYFIEAAWFIAKKRSDVHFLIVGEGPLKDSLVKQVNNLGLHDRVHFTGYRSDIDNIYIASDIICVTSLIEGQSLVIIEAMWHQKPVISTNAGGPSEMIINNETGLLIPPANPTLLAEKILLLLDNQQLAANLALNGKKSVERFSVKEMIRKTEEVYLSVLKE; the protein is encoded by the coding sequence ATGAAGAAAATCAAGGTATTACACATCATAGGCGGAAGCGAGCTAGGCGGGGCTGAAATGCATGTTTTAACGATATTTGAATACATAGATAAGTCAACCTTTGAACCTTATCTCATTTGCCTGTGCAAAGGCCCAATGTACGATGAGGCTGTTAAAAGAGGTATAAATGCCATAGTGATCCCAATGAAACATAAATTCGATTTTTCCACGATAAAACCTTTGAAAAATTACATTCTGGAAAACAATTTAGACATCGTGCACACCCATGGTGTAAGGGCCAATACGATGGCGCGGATCGCTGCTTTTTTAGCTCGCAAGCCTGTTGTCACTACTTTCCACAGTTTTATAATGAATGACTATGACAGCAAACTGGAAGCCATGGTAGCCAAATACATGACGCTGGCCACATCGCCTATTTCCACCAAAGTCATTACTGTCTCAGACGCTCTTAAAAATGATTTAATCAAGATGGGTATAAGCGATAAGAAAATTGTGACAATTTACAACGGTATAGATTTTTCTTCTCGAATAGCCACCAAAACGAGAGAAGAGGTATTAAAAGAGCTAAACATTGATCCAATGCAAAAAATAGTAACCACTGTGGCAAGGCTTCAGTCAGTCAAAGGACACAGATACTTTATCGAAGCCGCATGGTTTATTGCAAAAAAGAGAAGCGACGTACATTTTCTGATAGTAGGAGAAGGCCCATTGAAAGATTCGTTGGTAAAACAGGTAAATAATCTAGGTTTACATGATCGCGTTCATTTTACAGGATATCGCAGCGACATCGATAACATATATATAGCCTCTGATATAATATGCGTCACATCTTTGATTGAAGGGCAATCGTTGGTTATCATCGAGGCTATGTGGCATCAAAAGCCGGTAATATCTACAAACGCGGGAGGCCCCAGTGAAATGATAATCAACAATGAAACGGGATTGCTCATACCTCCAGCTAATCCGACACTACTAGCTGAAAAAATCTTGCTACTGCTGGACAACCAACAATTAGCGGCTAATCTGGCTCTAAACGGTAAAAAGAGCGTTGAACGATTTTCCGTAAAAGAGATGATAAGAAAAACAGAGGAGGTATACTTAAGTGTCCTCAAAGAATAA
- a CDS encoding phosphocholine cytidylyltransferase family protein has product MKGVILAAGIGSRLGRKLPKCLTQINNDETIIGRQIRLLKENGINEIIAVVGFKKELIMEFYPEILYKYNPLYSVTNTSKSLLEGIKDLYDDVIWLNGDTVFDGNIIKLLISHQGNAVAVNTSRCAEEEVKYKTDKNGFITEISKKVKEAEGEAVGINKITKEDIDEFKQALLKCNADDYFERAIEIMINGGKKFKAIDIGENRCIEIDFKEDLSNAIDLFKK; this is encoded by the coding sequence ATGAAAGGTGTAATACTAGCTGCTGGCATTGGCTCGAGGTTGGGTAGAAAACTGCCCAAATGTCTAACCCAAATCAATAACGATGAGACAATAATAGGTAGGCAAATAAGGTTATTAAAAGAAAACGGCATAAACGAAATAATAGCAGTAGTGGGATTCAAAAAAGAACTTATAATGGAATTTTATCCTGAGATTTTATATAAATACAACCCTCTGTATTCCGTGACAAACACGTCAAAAAGCCTTTTAGAAGGAATCAAGGACCTCTACGATGACGTAATATGGTTAAACGGCGACACGGTATTTGATGGAAATATCATAAAACTGCTTATATCTCACCAAGGAAACGCAGTTGCCGTCAACACATCAAGATGCGCTGAGGAAGAAGTAAAGTATAAAACAGATAAAAATGGCTTTATTACAGAGATTTCCAAAAAAGTAAAAGAAGCCGAAGGCGAAGCGGTTGGGATAAACAAAATCACAAAGGAAGATATAGATGAATTTAAACAAGCTTTACTAAAATGTAATGCCGACGATTATTTTGAAAGAGCTATTGAAATAATGATAAACGGCGGTAAAAAATTTAAGGCTATAGATATAGGTGAAAACAGGTGCATAGAGATCGACTTTAAAGAAGATCTTTCCAACGCTATAGATCTGTTTAAAAAATAA